The Blastomonas sp. SL216 DNA window ATGCTCGCCGCGCACGGTATCGATGGGGAAGCTCGCCATGAACAGGCCCGATGCGGTCCAGAGCAGCAGCGGCACGCCGACCAGCCAGCCCAGCCAGATATGCCAGCGCATCACCATCCGCCGCCTCAGCCGCAATGCCATGGCTCAATCCTCCATGCGTGTACTGCCACCGCCACGATAGGCGGGCAGCGCGATATTGTAGCGGATGGCCAGACCGCGCAGCACGAAACCGGCGACCGCGCCGATGATCGCGGCGATCTCGACCTCCAGCCCGGCGAGCCGCAGTCCGACATACAGGCCCGATCCCAGCGCCGCAGCGGTGACATAGAGTTCGGGCCGCAATATGATCGACGGTTCACCCGCCAGCACGTCGCGGATGATGCCGCCCACGCATGCGGTAATAACGCCCATCATCACCGCGGGCAGAGGATCGACGCCGAACTGCATCGCCTTGGCCGCGCCGAACACGCTGTACGCGCCCAGGCCGATGGCGTCGAACCAATCGAGCATCCGTCCCTCCCACCAGCGCTGCGGTGTCACCCAGAGCAGGCCCGATACGGCCAGCACGACGACGAGCACGCGCGAGTTGGCGATCCAGAACACCGGCGCGCCGATCAGCAGATCGCGCACCGTCCCGCCGCCGACCCCGGTGATGAGCGCAAAGAAGGTGAAGGTGACAAAGGTCTGCCG harbors:
- a CDS encoding trimeric intracellular cation channel family protein — protein: MTTPLPAAIDLGTILGTLDMFGIAVFAASGALAAAAKRQTFVTFTFFALITGVGGGTVRDLLIGAPVFWIANSRVLVVVLAVSGLLWVTPQRWWEGRMLDWFDAIGLGAYSVFGAAKAMQFGVDPLPAVMMGVITACVGGIIRDVLAGEPSIILRPELYVTAAALGSGLYVGLRLAGLEVEIAAIIGAVAGFVLRGLAIRYNIALPAYRGGGSTRMED